One Rosa chinensis cultivar Old Blush chromosome 5, RchiOBHm-V2, whole genome shotgun sequence genomic region harbors:
- the LOC112203021 gene encoding uncharacterized protein LOC112203021, whose amino-acid sequence MEYFQCIFTAEQVSPEAIAEVVNATPCRVTQNMNEALLASYTNEEIKKALFQMHPSKSPGPDGMSPFFNQKYWDIVNEDVCLAVRNLLEKGEMWPDSNYTISPKVVANRLKCWLPEIVSPLQSAYVPGRLISDNTLVATEATHFMHKLKYQEAGFFSLKLDISKAYDRLDWSFIHAMLTNEGLSALISQAVHQHNIQGLTMCPQAPTLHHLFFADDSILFGSATTTECMQYRRILNTYERASGQKVNFQKSSVVFSNNVSEEQQQELAAILEVQCVKEHDKYLGLPMRVGRSKSAIFAYIKERLTKKLVSWKAKILSAAGKEILIKAVAQTMPLYAMNCYLLPKGLCDEIHQLCTSFFWGDIDDKKKIHWRSWEKLCLTKAEGGMGFKNIYAYNLAMLGKQGWRLISNPHSLIAKLYKAKYYPMPIVPFGKQT is encoded by the exons ATGGAGTATTTTCAGTGTATTTTCACGGCAGAACAAGTGAGTCCAGAAGCAATTGCAGAAGTTGTTAATGCAACTCCTTGCCGGGTGACACAAAACATGAATGAAGCATTATTGGCCTCCTATACTAATGAGGAAATCAAGAAGGCCCTCTTCCAAATGCATCCATCGAAAAGTCCTGGTCCTGATGGTATGTCTCCCTTCTTCAACCAAAAATATTGGGATATTGTCAATGAAGATGTATGTTTAGCTGTCAGAAACCTCCTTGAAAAAGGTGAAATGTGGCCGGATTCAAACTATAC AATCAGCCCTAAAGTTGTGGCCAATAGGCTTAAGTGTTGGTTGCCCGAAATTGTGTCTCCTCTGCAGAGTGCTTATGTCCCAGGACGATTGATTTCTGATAACACTTTGGTAGCCACTGAAGCAACACATTTCATGCACAAACTGAAATACCAAGAAGCAggtttcttctctctcaagCTTGATATTAGTAAGGCATATGACAGACTTGATTGGTCCTTTATTCATGCTATGTTGACAAA TGAAGGTTTGTCAGCTTTGATCTCACAGGCAGTTCACCAACACAACATTCAAGGCCTCACCATGTGCCCACAGGCCCCTACTCTGCACCATCTTTTCTTTGCAGATGACAGTATCCTTTTTGGCTCGGCTACAACTACAGAGTGTATGCAATATAGGAGAATTCTGAATACCTATGAGAGAGCATCGGGACAGAAGGTGAATTTTCAGAAAAGTAGTGTTGTCTTCAGCAATAATGTTAGTGAGGAGCAACAACAAGAACTGGCTGCTATTCTGGAAGTTCAATGTGTTAAGGAGCATGATAAATACCTGGGGTTACCTATGCGAGTAGGTAGGTCAAAGTCTGCCATCTTTGCGTACATAAAGGAGAGACTCACTAAGAAATTAGTTAGTTGGAAAGCCAAAATTCTTAGTGCAGCTGGAAAAGAAATTCTAATCAAGGCAGTTGCTCAAACCATGCCACTTTATGCAATGAATTGTTATTTGCTACCCAAGGGACTCTGTGATGAGATCCATCAACTGTGTACCTCATTCTTCTGGGGAGACATAgatgacaaaaagaaaattcactGGCGAAGCTGGGAGAAACTCTGTCTCACCAAAGCTGAAGGTGGAATGGGGTTTAAGAATATTTATGCTTACAACCTTGCCATGCTTGGTAAACAAGGCTGGAGATTGATTTCCAATCCACATTCTTTGATTGCTAAACTGTACAAAGCCAAGTATTATCCCATGCCAATTGTTCCTTTTGGGAAGCAGACCTAG
- the LOC112203020 gene encoding senescence-specific cysteine protease SAG39 has translation MNILQAFENWMKEHGRTYSSSEEKAKRFAIFKEEFDHIENFNSQGKHRFTLGLNAFSDLTDKEFDETYGCTTAIPNTNPSSVSSFSYQDFEIEDLPQNWDWRTQGAVTSVKDQGKCGCSWAFAIAAAVEGLTPFYNKPYGKLVNLSVQELVACSKPYGTNGCKGGQAINAIKYVRDHGLVTEEKFPYRFADDQSCDTAFESSPDIKISGYEAVPEFDEVALAKAVYHQPVVVAHSASINFRRYKGGIFLDADGKCARGNISHTSTLVGFGTTPLGEEYWILKNSWSSSWGVHGYMKINRNSKNKRGVCNLAKLPVFAIL, from the exons ATGAATATTTTGCAAGCATTTGAGAACTGGATGAAAGAGCATGGACGCACTTACTCAAGCAGTGAGGAGAAGGCAAAGCGTTTTGCAATATTCAAGGAGGAGTTTGATCATATAGAAAACTTCAACAGCCAAGGGAAACATAGATTCACATTAGGCCTCAATGCATTCAGTGATCTGACTGATAAAGAGTTCGATGAGACATATGGCTGCACGACTGCTATACCAAACACAAACCCTAGCTCAGTCTCTTCTTTTAGCTATCAAGATTTTGAAATTGAGGATCTTCCCCAAAACTGGGACTGGAGGACACAAGGAGCTGTGACCAGTGTCAAGGACCAAGGAAAATGTG GTTGTAGTTGGGCTTTTGCAATAGCAGCAGCAGTGGAAGGGCTCACCCCATTCTACAATAAACCTTATGGAAAACTTGTGAACTTGTCCGTGCAAGAACTTGTAGCCTGTAGTAAGCCGTATGGCACCAATGGCTGTAAAGGGGGTCAAGCGATTAATGCTATCAAGTACGTAAGGGATCATGGACTCGTAACTGAAGAAAAGTTTCCTTACCGGTTTGCTGACGACCAATCATGCGACACCGCGTTCGAATCTTCCCCTGATATAAAAATCTCTGGTTATGAAGCTGTGCCTGAGTTTGATGAAGTTGCTCTAGCCAAGGCTGTTTACCATCAACCAGTTGTAGTTGCGCATTCCGCCAGCATTAATTTTCGCCGATACAAAGGTGGTATTTTTTTAGATGCAGATGGGAAGTGTGCGAGAGGTAATATCAGCCACACTTCTACACTCGTTGGCTTCGGTACAACTCCACTTGGCGAAGAATATTGGATATTGAAGAATTCATGGAGCTCTTCTTGGGGTGTACATGGttatatgaaaattaatagaaaTAGTAAGAATAAGCGAGGTGTTTGTAACCTCGCAAAATTGCCAGTGTTCGCCATTCTTTGA